A part of Agromyces protaetiae genomic DNA contains:
- the ftsZ gene encoding cell division protein FtsZ codes for MSTNQNYLAVIKVVGIGGGGVNAVNRMIELGLRGVEFIAINTDAQALLMSDADVKLDVGRDLTRGLGAGADPEVGRRAAEDHAEEIEEALAGADMVFVTAGEGGGTGTGGAPVVARIAKSIGALTIGVVTKPFGFEGKRRQTQAEQGVARLKEEVDTLIVVPNDRLLEISDRGISMLEAFATADQVLLAGVQGITDLITTPGLINLDFADVKSVMQGAGSALMGIGSSRGADRAIKAAELAVASPLLEASIDGAHGVLLSIQGGSNLGIFEINDAARLVQEAVHPEANIIFGAVIDDTLGDEVRVTVIAAGFDGGEPLPKEQAIDARRSSFAAATTPAPALVGTSAGTASATSSAFASDSSDTHDEIDIEELVESTNWGAIDSSAGDQIVSDPAFAETEDELDIPDFLK; via the coding sequence GCTTCGCGGCGTCGAGTTCATCGCGATCAACACCGACGCACAAGCACTCCTCATGTCCGACGCCGACGTCAAGCTCGACGTCGGTCGCGACCTCACCCGCGGACTCGGCGCCGGCGCCGACCCCGAGGTTGGCCGTCGCGCCGCCGAAGACCACGCCGAAGAGATCGAAGAAGCGCTCGCGGGCGCCGACATGGTCTTCGTCACCGCAGGCGAAGGCGGCGGCACCGGCACGGGCGGCGCGCCCGTCGTCGCCCGCATCGCGAAGTCGATCGGCGCGCTCACGATCGGCGTCGTCACGAAGCCCTTCGGCTTCGAGGGCAAGCGCCGTCAGACCCAGGCCGAGCAGGGCGTCGCCCGCCTGAAAGAAGAGGTCGACACCCTCATCGTCGTGCCGAACGATCGTCTGCTCGAGATCAGCGACCGCGGTATCTCGATGCTCGAGGCGTTCGCGACCGCCGACCAGGTGCTCCTCGCCGGTGTGCAGGGCATCACCGACCTCATCACGACGCCGGGCCTCATCAACCTCGACTTCGCCGACGTCAAGTCGGTCATGCAGGGCGCGGGGTCCGCGCTCATGGGCATCGGTTCGTCGCGCGGGGCCGATCGGGCGATCAAGGCGGCCGAGCTCGCCGTCGCGAGCCCGCTGCTCGAGGCGTCGATCGACGGTGCGCACGGCGTGCTCCTCTCGATCCAGGGCGGGTCGAACCTCGGCATCTTCGAGATCAACGACGCCGCCCGGCTCGTGCAAGAGGCGGTGCACCCCGAGGCGAACATCATCTTCGGCGCCGTCATCGACGACACGCTCGGCGACGAGGTGCGCGTGACCGTCATCGCCGCGGGATTCGACGGTGGAGAGCCGCTGCCCAAGGAGCAGGCGATCGACGCGCGCCGCTCGTCGTTCGCGGCGGCGACGACACCCGCGCCGGCACTCGTCGGCACGTCGGCGGGCACGGCATCCGCGACGAGTTCGGCGTTCGCGTCCGACTCGAGCGACACGCACGACGAGATCGACATCGAAGAGCTCGTCGAGTCGACGAACTGGGGTGCGATCGACTCGTCGGCCGGCGACCAGATCGTCTCGGACCCGGCGTTCGCCGAGACCGAGGACGAGCTCGACATCCCCGACTTCCTGAAGTGA